The window CCCGATGAAGAATTACAATATAGATTGCAATTGTTACgtgatttatattttgtaattaaAGATAATGAATCTGCAATTACAGATGCGCTGATCAAGGATTTTCATAGGTCAAAGACTGAAACCTACCTTCTAGAAATATCGACTCTTTTGAATAATATAACCCTTTTGATTGCTAATTTACCCAAATGGTTTAGTCCCGTTAAGAAAAGTGCTGGTTGGTCCTCAGTCGCCTTTTTATTCAGTCACGTTAAAGTTGAAAGAATCCCTCTTGGTACCGTCTGCGTTATAAGTCCATGTAACTTCCCTGTTTTGTTATCTATTGACCCCATTGCCAGCGCACTAGCTGGTGGTAACAGTGTCGTTTGGAAACCTTCAGAATTAACACCACAGACCTCAGCCTTATTAACCAGACTTTTAACAGAAAAGTTTGGTACAGGTTCTAGAAAAGGCCTCTTGAACATAGTTTGTGGTGGTGTTCCGGAAACCACagaattattgaaaaatactGATTTAATGGACAAGATTTTTTATACTGGTTCAACAAAAGTGGGTAAAATTGTTAGCAAAGCAGCTGCTGAAAATTTGGTACCAGTTACTTTAGAACTGGGTGGGAAATCACCAGTTTTTGTAACTGAacattttaacaaaaaagatttaacaACCATTGTAAAAAGAATCTTTTTTGGAGCTTTTTCCAATAGTGGTCAAGTATGTGTTGCCTGCGATTATCTATTGGTCCACGAGTCCAtatatgatatttttttaatgaaggctaaagaaatttttgatcaattttataaagatattgaCAGCGAGGCGGAATTTACTCATTTGATTAATCGCGCTGCctataataaaatacaagaTATTCTACAAAAAACTGAAGGTGACAAGTATTCTATTCCGGGTATCAACTCTGATGAAAAGACATTGTTTGTGCCACCCACTTTGATCTTTGATGTTACCTGGGACGATTCCTCAATGTTGGAGGAGAATTTTGGACCCATATTGCCCATTCTCAAATATTCCAATCTAACTGCAACTTTAAAGAACATAGTTGAAAAGCATGATACTCCATTAGTCCagtatatttattcaaataatGAAACTGAAATCCAATATATCTTGAGAATGTTGAGAAGTGGCGGCTGTTCTATCAATGATTCATTAGTACATGTAGGTTTTCCAGATGCGCCCTTTGGCGgcattaaaaatagtggAATTGGCGGATATTACCACGGTGAAGATGGCTATGATTGTTTTACTAATAAAAGGACTATCTTCAAACAGCCCTTCTTCGTTGATAAATTGACGTTGGATGCCCGGTACCCTCCTTACGGTGATTCAAAGATAAAACTTTCTAAATTGGCTATGGAACCATCTATTTGGTTTAAAAGAACTGGCGATGTTCCCACTCATACCAAATCGTTTTTATT is drawn from Saccharomycodes ludwigii strain NBRC 1722 chromosome V, whole genome shotgun sequence and contains these coding sequences:
- the HFD1 gene encoding hexadecenal dehydrogenase (similar to Saccharomyces cerevisiae YMR110C | HFD1 | Homolog of Fatty aldehyde Dehydrogenase), which gives rise to MNSLVTDTPLAEIRPKLLESKAFHLNHLENINTPDEELQYRLQLLRDLYFVIKDNESAITDALIKDFHRSKTETYLLEISTLLNNITLLIANLPKWFSPVKKSAGWSSVAFLFSHVKVERIPLGTVCVISPCNFPVLLSIDPIASALAGGNSVVWKPSELTPQTSALLTRLLTEKFGTGSRKGLLNIVCGGVPETTELLKNTDLMDKIFYTGSTKVGKIVSKAAAENLVPVTLELGGKSPVFVTEHFNKKDLTTIVKRIFFGAFSNSGQVCVACDYLLVHESIYDIFLMKAKEIFDQFYKDIDSEAEFTHLINRAAYNKIQDILQKTEGDKYSIPGINSDEKTLFVPPTLIFDVTWDDSSMLEENFGPILPILKYSNLTATLKNIVEKHDTPLVQYIYSNNETEIQYILRMLRSGGCSINDSLVHVGFPDAPFGGIKNSGIGGYYHGEDGYDCFTNKRTIFKQPFFVDKLTLDARYPPYGDSKIKLSKLAMEPSIWFKRTGDVPTHTKSFLLRGGISILVLSASLLVYFFFKRTS